A genomic region of Raphanus sativus cultivar WK10039 chromosome 6, ASM80110v3, whole genome shotgun sequence contains the following coding sequences:
- the LOC108805893 gene encoding bZIP transcription factor 2 — MASSSSTYRSSSSSDGGNPSDSAVTVDERKRKRMLSNRESARRSRMRKQKHVDDLTAQINQLSSDNRQILTSLTATSELYMKIQAENSVLTAQMAELSTRLESLNEIVDLVTTTNGGVDQIDGCGFDDRTAGINCDGYYDDMMMSGVNHWGGSVYSNQPIMANDINMF, encoded by the coding sequence ATGGCGTCATCAAGCAGCACATACCGGAGCTCGAGCTCTTCCGACGGCGGGAATCCCTCTGACTCCGCCGTCACCGTCGACGAGCGGAAACGTAAGCGAATGTTATCGAACCGAGAATCTGCTCGTAGATCAAGGATGCGCAAACAGAAACACGTCGACGATTTAACGGCTCAGATCAATCAGCTTTCAAGCGACAACCGTCAGATCTTGACGAGCCTCACCGCCACCTCTGAGCTCTACATGAAGATCCAAGCCGAGAACTCCGTCTTGACCGCTCAGATGGCGGAGCTAAGCACCAGACTCGAGTCGTTGAACGAGATCGTCGATCTCGTCACCACGACCAACGGTGGTGTCGATCAGATCGACGGCTGTGGGTTCGATGATCGAACGGCTGGGATTAATTGCGACGGATATTACGATGATATGATGATGAGTGGCGTTAATCATTGGGGTGGTTCGGTTTACTCTAACCAACCAATCATGGCTAATGATATCAATATGTtttga
- the LOC108808185 gene encoding uncharacterized protein LOC108808185, with the protein MEVELHSYLTTLTLPLPIDVVDTFEWKAADLPLNVFNSQATWEVLHPRQPIQTWHDIVWFKGALPKHAFTMWVTNYDRLPTRARMASWGLAVPVACHYANDVWSQVFRRCSHPQQRITDWAELLSWIQATQSPRNLLLRKLVSQAVVFHVWKQRNNLLHNGIPLPPAHVFKALDREVRNIISARRSNKLFKSLMVLWFQ; encoded by the coding sequence aTGGAAGTGGAGCTGCACTCTTACTTAACTACTCTAACACTTCCACTACCAATTGATGTTGTTGACACTTTTGAATGGAAGGCTGCTGATTTGCCTTTGAATGTGTTTAATTCGCAGGCTACTTGGGAGGTCTTGCATCCTAGACAACCGATTCAAACTTGGCATGACATCGTATGGTTCAAAGGCGCATTACCGAAGCATGCCTTCACGATGTGGGTGACAAACTACGACAGACTACCGACACGAGCGAGAATGGCGTCATGGGGTCTTGCGGTACCGGTTGCTTGTCACTATGCTAATGACGTCTGGTCCCAAGTCTTCCGTCGATGTAGTCATCCACAGCAGAGAATCACTGACTGGGCGGAGTTACTATCTTGGATCCAAGCTACTCAATCTCCGCGGAACCTTCTGCTACGGAAGCTCGTCTCTCAAGCAGTTGTTTTCCATGTCTGGAAACAGAGAAATAATCTTCTTCACAACGGGATTCCTCTGCCGCCAGCTCATGTTTTTAAGGCCCTTGACAGGGAGGTTCGCAACATAATCTCTGCTCGGAGGTCTAACAAGCTATTCAAATCACTTATGGTTCTCTGGTTCCAATAG